A stretch of Pseudolysobacter antarcticus DNA encodes these proteins:
- the gap gene encoding type I glyceraldehyde-3-phosphate dehydrogenase, protein MPIKVAINGYGRIGRNILRALYESNRTHEIQVVAINDLGDAETNAHLTRYDTAHGRFPHEVEVDGGDLIIKGDRIKVFAERDPAKLPWGALGVDVVLECTGFFTSKAKAGAHIAAGAKKVIISAPGDKDVDGTIVYGVNHHTLTAAHQVISNASCTTNCLAPLAKVLHEKIGIVHGLMTTIHAYTNDQVLTDVFHSDLRRARSATMSQIPTKTGAAAAVGLVLPELNGKLDGFSMRVPTINVSVVDLCFVAARATSKEEIDAVMKEASEGAFKGIIGVNTKPLVSVDFNHDPRSSVYDATLTKVMGGTMVKVLSWYDNEWGFSNRMLDTTLALIAAR, encoded by the coding sequence ATGCCCATTAAAGTCGCCATCAACGGTTACGGTCGCATCGGTCGCAATATCCTGCGCGCGTTGTACGAATCGAATCGCACGCACGAAATCCAGGTGGTCGCGATCAACGATCTGGGCGACGCCGAAACCAACGCGCACCTCACGCGTTACGACACCGCGCATGGTCGTTTTCCGCATGAAGTCGAGGTGGATGGCGGCGATCTGATCATCAAGGGCGATCGCATCAAGGTGTTCGCCGAGCGTGATCCGGCCAAGTTGCCGTGGGGCGCACTGGGTGTCGATGTCGTGCTCGAATGCACCGGTTTTTTCACCAGCAAGGCCAAGGCTGGCGCGCATATTGCGGCCGGTGCGAAGAAGGTGATCATCTCCGCACCCGGCGATAAAGATGTCGATGGCACGATCGTCTACGGTGTCAATCATCACACCCTGACCGCCGCGCATCAGGTGATTTCGAATGCGTCATGCACCACCAACTGCCTCGCGCCGCTGGCGAAAGTGCTGCACGAAAAAATCGGCATCGTGCATGGCTTGATGACGACCATTCACGCCTACACCAACGATCAGGTTTTGACCGACGTATTCCACAGCGATCTGCGTCGCGCACGCTCGGCAACCATGAGCCAGATCCCGACCAAAACCGGCGCCGCCGCGGCAGTCGGATTGGTGTTGCCGGAACTCAACGGCAAGCTCGACGGTTTCTCGATGCGCGTGCCGACCATCAATGTCTCGGTGGTCGATCTTTGTTTTGTCGCCGCACGCGCTACCAGCAAAGAAGAAATCGACGCGGTGATGAAAGAAGCCTCCGAAGGTGCGTTCAAGGGCATCATCGGCGTCAATACCAAGCCGTTGGTTTCAGTCGATTTCAATCACGATCCACGCAGCTCGGTCTACGATGCCACGCTGACCAAAGTCATGGGCGGCACGATGGTCAAGGTACTGTCGTGGTACGACAACGAATGGGGTTTCTCGAACCGCATGCTCGATACCACGCTCGCGCTGATCGCTGCACGCTGA
- a CDS encoding YXWGXW repeat-containing protein yields the protein MRKQILSLIVAGGLATAVLSQPAAAGVFLGVNIGVAPPERAVEVVPAARVGYVWAPGYWRWDGHRHVWANGYWVRGRPGYEYRAAYWEHAGPNWRFHDGYWARHR from the coding sequence ATGCGCAAGCAAATCTTATCGCTGATCGTCGCTGGCGGACTCGCTACCGCCGTCTTATCGCAACCTGCCGCTGCCGGGGTTTTTCTCGGCGTGAATATCGGCGTTGCGCCGCCGGAGCGTGCAGTTGAAGTGGTGCCCGCTGCGCGGGTTGGTTATGTGTGGGCGCCGGGATATTGGCGCTGGGATGGTCATCGCCACGTGTGGGCGAATGGCTATTGGGTGCGCGGACGTCCGGGCTACGAATATCGCGCCGCGTACTGGGAACACGCCGGGCCGAACTGGCGTTTCCATGACGGCTATTGGGCGCGTCATCGTTAA
- the tkt gene encoding transketolase: MTSRRELANAIRALSMDAVEAAKSGHPGAPMGMADIAEVLWNDFLSHNPKNPKWFNRDRFVLSNGHGSMLLYSLLHLSGYDLPIEQIKRFRQLHSKTAGHPEYSETPGVETTTGPLGQGLANAVGMALAEKVLAARFNQPGFDVVDHHTYVLLGDGCLMEGISHEVCSLAGALKLGKLIAIYDDNDISIDGKVVGWFRDDTPARFEAYGWKVIRHVDGHNADAVHAAIAQAKTHDMPTLICCKTVIGFGAPKKAGTEGAHGAPLGAEEIAGARAALGWSHAPFVIPQEIYASWNAQLKGEAREQTWHAVFAKYTNAHPDLAAELQRRINGDLPHGWELSAQAYIVKLQHEGPVVASRKASQMALDAFGPLLPELIGGSADLAHSNLTLWKGSRDIKLGDENGNYVYYGVREFGMSAISNGIALHGALIPYDATFLVFSDYSRNALRMSALIPAGAIHVFTHDSIGLGEDGPTHQPVEHLASLRYIPNNHVWRPCDAVESAVAWKAAIERRDGPSCLIFSRQNLQHQLRDKTQLADIARGGYVLLDPLNAKVQIILMATGSEVELAMHAARELDAQGIGVRVVSMPSTDVFDAQPLEYREGVLPGWCRKRVAVEAGVTDFWRKYVGLDGAVIGIDSFGASAPAEALYKHFGITAEHVLAAAKALL, from the coding sequence ATGACCAGCCGTAGAGAGCTCGCCAACGCCATCCGTGCGTTATCCATGGACGCGGTCGAAGCCGCCAAATCCGGCCATCCCGGCGCGCCGATGGGCATGGCGGATATCGCCGAAGTGTTGTGGAACGATTTCCTCAGCCACAACCCGAAAAATCCGAAGTGGTTCAATCGCGATCGGTTCGTATTGTCGAACGGGCATGGCTCGATGCTGCTGTATTCTCTGTTGCACCTGAGCGGTTACGACTTGCCGATCGAGCAGATCAAGCGCTTCCGCCAACTGCATTCGAAAACCGCCGGGCATCCCGAGTACAGCGAAACGCCGGGCGTCGAAACCACCACCGGCCCGCTCGGTCAGGGTTTGGCCAACGCGGTCGGTATGGCGCTTGCGGAAAAGGTGCTCGCGGCGCGTTTCAACCAGCCCGGTTTTGATGTGGTCGATCACCACACCTACGTGCTGCTCGGCGACGGTTGCCTGATGGAAGGCATCTCGCACGAAGTCTGCTCGTTGGCCGGCGCGCTTAAGCTCGGCAAGCTCATCGCGATCTACGACGATAACGATATTTCGATCGACGGCAAGGTGGTCGGCTGGTTTCGCGACGACACGCCCGCGCGTTTCGAGGCGTATGGCTGGAAGGTGATTCGTCACGTCGATGGCCACAATGCCGACGCCGTGCATGCCGCGATCGCGCAGGCAAAAACGCACGACATGCCGACCTTGATCTGCTGCAAGACCGTGATCGGTTTTGGCGCGCCGAAAAAGGCCGGCACCGAAGGCGCGCACGGTGCGCCGCTCGGTGCCGAGGAAATCGCCGGCGCGCGCGCCGCGCTCGGTTGGAGCCACGCCCCGTTCGTCATTCCGCAGGAAATCTACGCCTCGTGGAATGCGCAGTTGAAAGGCGAGGCGCGCGAACAAACCTGGCACGCGGTATTCGCAAAGTATACAAATGCGCATCCCGATCTGGCCGCCGAATTGCAGCGCCGCATCAACGGCGATCTGCCGCACGGCTGGGAGCTCAGCGCTCAGGCGTATATCGTGAAACTGCAACACGAAGGCCCGGTCGTTGCGTCACGCAAGGCATCGCAAATGGCGTTGGATGCGTTCGGCCCGCTGTTGCCGGAACTGATCGGCGGTTCGGCCGATCTCGCGCATTCCAACCTCACGTTGTGGAAAGGCTCGCGTGATATCAAGCTCGGCGACGAGAACGGCAACTACGTTTATTACGGCGTGCGCGAATTCGGCATGAGCGCGATCAGCAACGGCATCGCGCTGCACGGCGCGCTGATTCCGTATGACGCCACTTTCCTCGTGTTCTCGGATTATTCGCGTAACGCGTTGCGCATGAGCGCGCTGATTCCAGCCGGCGCGATCCACGTGTTCACGCATGACTCGATCGGCCTCGGCGAAGACGGCCCGACGCATCAACCGGTCGAGCATCTGGCGAGCCTGCGCTACATCCCGAACAACCATGTCTGGCGGCCTTGTGATGCGGTGGAATCGGCGGTCGCGTGGAAGGCCGCGATCGAGCGCCGCGATGGCCCGAGTTGCCTGATTTTCTCGCGTCAGAATCTGCAGCATCAGCTGCGCGACAAAACCCAATTGGCCGATATCGCGCGTGGCGGTTATGTGCTGCTCGATCCGCTGAATGCCAAGGTGCAGATCATCCTCATGGCGACCGGTTCCGAAGTCGAACTCGCGATGCACGCCGCGCGCGAACTCGATGCGCAAGGTATAGGTGTGCGCGTGGTTTCGATGCCGAGTACTGACGTGTTCGATGCGCAACCGCTGGAATATCGCGAAGGCGTATTGCCGGGCTGGTGTCGCAAACGTGTCGCGGTCGAAGCGGGCGTTACCGACTTCTGGCGCAAATATGTCGGGCTGGATGGCGCTGTGATCGGCATTGACAGTTTTGGCGCATCGGCGCCGGCGGAAGCTCTGTACAAGCATTTCGGCATCACCGCCGAACATGTGCTGGCTGCTGCGAAAGCACTACTTTAA
- a CDS encoding SDR family NAD(P)-dependent oxidoreductase: protein MKTATPQPPDAADLALLERLRAAAELLEAVAADRGLLERLPDDDCKRLNQAVARVYAPDPAVRRQKRKTALRERNKEQIRVEEALLNQTGIRTLRRKPVFTTPNVFPPKGFTAHDSDSDEPQQRETIEPQHCYVCKQKYSTIDVFYDQLCPTCAAFNFAKRSELADLHGRVALLTGGRVKIGYQAGLKLLRAGAELIVTTRFPRDSAARYAEEEDFGEWGHRLQIFGLDLRHTPSVEAFCQELVATRTRLDFIINNACQTVRRPPEFYAHMMDGETAALHDTPERVRKLVGHYEGLRSSQILPDTPSALAARGGGASAIPGLTRAAELSQIPLLPEELLAQSHLFPEGRLDQDLQQIDLRGRNSWRLQMDEVPSVELLEVQLVNAIAPFIINARLKPLMLRTPGRDKHIVNVSAVEGQFYRNFKTTKHPHTNMAKAALNMMTRTAATDYHNDGIHMNSVDTGWVTDEDPAEIAAKKVLEERFHPPLDILDGAARIVDPIISGINTGEHVWGKFLKDYKPTDW from the coding sequence ATGAAAACGGCCACCCCGCAACCGCCGGATGCGGCTGACCTTGCGCTGCTCGAACGCCTGCGTGCGGCGGCGGAACTGCTCGAAGCGGTCGCTGCCGACCGTGGTCTGCTGGAACGATTACCCGACGATGACTGCAAGCGCTTGAACCAGGCGGTCGCTCGGGTCTATGCCCCCGACCCGGCCGTGCGCCGGCAAAAACGCAAGACCGCCTTACGCGAGCGCAACAAGGAGCAGATCCGCGTCGAAGAGGCTCTGCTCAACCAGACCGGCATCCGCACGCTGCGCCGCAAGCCCGTGTTCACCACGCCGAACGTGTTTCCACCCAAGGGCTTCACGGCGCACGACAGCGATAGCGATGAGCCGCAGCAACGCGAAACGATCGAGCCGCAGCATTGCTATGTCTGCAAGCAAAAATATTCGACCATCGATGTATTCTACGACCAGCTCTGCCCGACCTGCGCTGCGTTCAATTTCGCCAAGCGCAGCGAGCTGGCCGACCTGCACGGCCGCGTTGCATTGCTGACCGGCGGTCGCGTAAAGATCGGCTATCAGGCCGGACTAAAACTGCTGCGCGCTGGCGCCGAACTGATCGTGACCACGCGCTTTCCGCGTGATTCCGCAGCGCGCTACGCCGAGGAAGAAGACTTCGGAGAATGGGGCCATCGCTTGCAGATTTTCGGCCTCGACTTGCGCCACACGCCGAGTGTCGAGGCGTTCTGTCAGGAACTGGTCGCGACCCGGACGCGTCTTGATTTCATCATCAACAACGCGTGCCAGACCGTGCGCCGGCCGCCCGAGTTCTACGCGCACATGATGGACGGCGAAACCGCCGCGCTGCACGACACACCGGAACGCGTGCGCAAACTGGTCGGCCATTACGAGGGCCTGCGCAGTTCGCAGATCCTGCCCGATACGCCATCCGCGCTGGCGGCGCGTGGTGGTGGCGCATCGGCGATTCCCGGACTGACGCGTGCCGCCGAGCTGTCGCAGATTCCGCTGCTCCCCGAGGAATTGCTGGCACAGTCGCACCTATTCCCCGAAGGCCGCCTCGACCAGGATCTGCAGCAGATCGACCTGCGCGGCCGCAATTCATGGCGTCTGCAGATGGACGAAGTGCCTTCGGTCGAACTGCTCGAAGTGCAACTGGTCAACGCGATCGCGCCGTTCATCATCAACGCGCGCCTGAAACCGTTGATGCTGCGCACACCGGGGCGCGACAAGCACATCGTCAACGTGTCTGCGGTGGAGGGCCAGTTCTACCGCAACTTCAAGACCACCAAACACCCGCACACGAACATGGCGAAGGCCGCGCTCAACATGATGACGCGCACCGCGGCGACCGATTACCACAACGACGGCATCCACATGAACAGCGTCGACACCGGGTGGGTGACCGACGAGGATCCGGCGGAAATCGCTGCGAAAAAGGTGCTGGAGGAACGCTTCCATCCACCGCTCGACATCCTCGACGGTGCCGCGCGGATCGTCGATCCGATCATCAGCGGCATTAATACCGGCGAGCACGTGTGGGGGAAATTCTTGAAGGATTACAAGCCGACGGATTGGTAA
- a CDS encoding outer membrane beta-barrel protein, with protein sequence MKKTLLAIALATTGFAALSTSSFAADAAYNGGYFINGGVGRTEVNKSPFDTNDTGYTLNGGYRWGLFGVEVGYTDLGSYKQNVTVGTTPLSLKAKVHGPTVGGNVHIPVGDNFYVSGRAGVYHFDGNAQLGGLDSIGNAVIVRTSTDGYKPYGGVGVGYDFSSNVSLGVNYDYYSAKKSDFDLSSKMLSVNAEYRF encoded by the coding sequence GTGAAAAAAACCCTATTGGCCATTGCCTTGGCGACCACCGGTTTCGCCGCGCTGTCGACATCGAGTTTCGCCGCGGATGCGGCCTATAACGGCGGTTATTTCATCAACGGCGGTGTCGGCCGCACCGAAGTCAACAAGAGTCCGTTCGATACCAACGATACCGGCTACACCCTCAACGGCGGTTATCGCTGGGGCTTGTTCGGCGTCGAAGTCGGTTACACGGATTTGGGTTCGTACAAACAGAATGTCACGGTCGGCACCACGCCTTTGAGCCTGAAAGCCAAGGTTCATGGCCCAACCGTTGGCGGCAATGTACATATTCCGGTCGGCGACAATTTTTACGTGAGCGGTCGCGCCGGCGTTTATCACTTCGACGGCAACGCGCAACTCGGCGGCCTCGACAGCATCGGCAACGCGGTCATCGTGCGCACCAGCACTGACGGCTACAAGCCTTACGGCGGCGTTGGTGTCGGTTACGATTTTTCGAGCAATGTCAGCCTCGGTGTGAACTACGATTACTACAGCGCGAAAAAGAGCGATTTCGATCTGAGTTCCAAGATGCTTTCGGTGAATGCCGAGTACCGTTTCTAA
- a CDS encoding phosphoglycerate kinase, with protein MTFIRMTDLDLRGKRVLIREDLNVPLKDGRITATQRLEAALPTIKLARDAGAKVLVMSHIGRPKEGSFEASESLQPVAEWLAHALGQPVRLQRDYLDGVEVAAGEVVLLENCRMNIGEGKDDEALAKKYAALCDVFVMDAFGTAHRAQASTHGVIRFAPIAAAGPLLSAELDALGKALLHPARPLLAIVAGSKVSTKLTLLETLAAKVDQLIVGGGIANTFIAAAGFAIGKSLVENDLLDAAKKVIADAKARGADVPIPSDVVVAKAFSADAAATVKQVADVAADDMILDIGPDTAKRYAAMIAQAGTVVWNGPVGVFEFDQFGGGTETLAHAIADSNAFSIAGGGDTIAAVEKYGVAEKISYISTGGGAFLEFLEGKELPAVVALKARAN; from the coding sequence ATGACCTTTATCCGCATGACCGATCTCGACCTGCGCGGCAAACGCGTGCTGATCCGCGAGGATCTGAACGTGCCGCTCAAGGATGGCCGGATCACGGCCACGCAGCGCCTCGAAGCCGCGTTGCCGACGATCAAGCTCGCGCGCGATGCGGGCGCCAAGGTGTTGGTGATGTCGCATATCGGGCGTCCGAAGGAAGGCAGCTTCGAGGCATCCGAATCTTTGCAGCCAGTCGCTGAGTGGCTGGCGCATGCGCTCGGCCAGCCGGTGCGCCTGCAACGTGATTATCTCGATGGCGTGGAGGTCGCCGCCGGCGAAGTTGTGCTGCTGGAAAATTGCCGCATGAATATCGGCGAAGGCAAGGACGACGAGGCGCTGGCGAAAAAATATGCGGCGTTGTGCGATGTGTTTGTGATGGATGCATTCGGCACCGCGCATCGCGCCCAGGCGAGCACGCATGGCGTGATCCGCTTCGCGCCGATTGCTGCCGCCGGCCCGCTGCTCAGCGCCGAACTCGATGCGCTCGGCAAGGCGCTGTTGCATCCGGCGCGACCGTTACTAGCGATCGTCGCCGGCTCGAAAGTATCGACCAAACTGACCTTGCTCGAAACGCTCGCGGCGAAGGTCGATCAGCTCATCGTCGGCGGTGGCATTGCCAACACGTTTATCGCCGCCGCCGGTTTTGCGATCGGCAAATCGCTGGTCGAAAACGATCTGCTCGACGCTGCGAAAAAAGTCATTGCCGACGCCAAGGCGCGTGGTGCGGACGTACCGATTCCGAGCGATGTCGTCGTCGCGAAAGCGTTTTCCGCCGATGCTGCTGCGACCGTCAAACAGGTCGCCGATGTCGCGGCTGATGACATGATTCTCGACATCGGCCCCGACACCGCCAAGCGTTATGCGGCGATGATCGCGCAAGCCGGCACGGTGGTGTGGAACGGCCCGGTCGGCGTATTCGAGTTCGATCAATTCGGCGGCGGCACCGAAACGCTCGCGCATGCGATCGCAGACTCGAACGCGTTTTCGATTGCCGGCGGCGGCGACACGATTGCCGCGGTGGAAAAATACGGCGTCGCGGAAAAAATTTCGTATATCTCCACTGGCGGCGGCGCATTCCTCGAATTTCTCGAAGGCAAGGAATTGCCGGCGGTCGTCGCGCTCAAGGCACGCGCGAATTGA